The DNA segment ttattattatcatcaggttgaacacagtccctgttcatgaTGGTCTTCatctcttttttacagatgaggtcactgaggtatagagaaatgaagtgacttgtccgaagtcacgcagcaggcaaaggggcggagccggaattagaacccaggtctttctgattcccaggctcggactctagccactaggcaacgctgcttttcacggtcttcatctcttttttgcagatgaggtcactgaggtatagagaaatgaagtgacttgtctgaggtcacgcagcaggcaaggggtggagccggaattagaacccaagtctttctgactcccaggcttggactctagccactaggccacgctgcttctctgccctgggAAAAGAGACAGTCTTGGACGCCCCCCTCCACAAACCTCTAAGCCCAGCTCTCTGACTCCATGAGGAGtgggcttggaggaggtgataatGTCAACGGTCCTGCCCCCTGAGGATGCGaggaaagagataagaggagggcTCAGACCTTGGCCCTCTCTCCcatttgccccctctcccccctgccccccatctctgTCTTCCTACCCAAcctagactctatttattgccattgttcttgtctgtccgtctcccccgattagactgtaagcccgtcaaagggcagggactgtctctgttaccgatttgtacattccaagcgcttagtacagtgctctgcacatagtaatcgctcaataagtacgattgaatgaatgaatgaacctcttcaGCTccccaattcaatcaatcaaaaaagtattaattgaacgcttaccgggtgccaaaGCTCTatgctagcacttgggagagtacactggagtTTAGTAggatcaatccctgccctcgaagagcagTATGGTGAAACAGCAAggccttagtaataatgttggtatttgttaagcgcttactatgtgcagggcactgttctaagcactgggggagatacagggtcatcaagttgtcccaggtgaggctcacagttttcatctccattttacagatgagggaactgaggcccagagaagtgaagtgacttgcccacagtcacacggctgacaagtgacagagctgggtttcgaaccctcatctgtaaaatggggcttgaaaatgtgagccccacgtgagacagggactgtgtctcacccgatttgcttgtatccaccccagcgcttagtacagggcatggcacataggaagttcttaacaaatgccataattattattatcagtgcttagtacagtgcctggcatatagtaagtgcttaacaaataccattattattaatattataaattctggctctgtcacttacttgctatgtgagtttgggcaagtcacttctctgggcctcggtttcctcatctgtaaaataataattatggtatttgttaagcgcttactacatgtaaaATGGAGCcatatcctgttctccctcctagttagactgtgagccccatgtaggacagggacatcGAGTGTCTGACTAGATCAtcttcatgatccctgccctcaaggagctgacagtctactgtgagcagagcactgtactgagcacttaggagattatggtagagttagtagacatgatccctgccctcaaggagttggcaATCTCTGCCAgctagagcactttactgagcgcttgggacaatagagctagtagacacgatgatccctgccctcaaggtacttccagtctaggaggggaggcagatCTTCTAATAGATTACAGACAGGTGCAAGAGAAAGTGGCAAGAAGGGCTGACTGCGTGGGTGAGGAAGGGCTTAATGAGTTGGCAGGGAATTGAGCCCCAGTGCTCCGGGGCAGCTGCTGAGGAGCTCGTTTCCTGGGCTGCAGTGCTCCAGGGTGGCTGCTAGGAGCTCATTCCCTGGGCCGCAGTGCTCCAGGGTGGCTGCTAGAAGCTCATTTCCTGGGCCGCAGTGCTCTGGACCAGCTGTTAGGAGCTCATTTCCCCGGCTGCAGCGTTCCCCCTGCTAGAACCTCATTTCCTGGGCTGCAGTGCTCCGGGGCAGCGGTTAGGAGCTCATCTTCTGGGCTGCAGTGTGCTCCTAGGCGGCTGCTAGGAGCTGGTTTTCTGGGCCACAGTGCTCCGGGACAGCTGCCGGTAGCTGGTTTTCCATCCCTCAGGGCGGTGGGCAGTCCACTGGTGATGGACCCCATCAGCATCTGCCGGAAGGCCCGGCGCCTGGCGGGAAGACAGGCGGAGCTGTGCCAGGCGGAGCCCGAGCTGGTGGCCGAGCTGGCTCGGGGGGCACGCCTGGGGGTCCGCGAGTGCCAGTTTCAGTTCCGATTCCGCCGCTGGAACTGCTCCAGTCACAGCAAGGCCTTCGGAAGGATCCTGCAGCAAGGTGAGAGGGTGgggactcttcattcattcattcaaccgcatgtattgagcgcttactttgtgcggagcactggactaagcgcttgggggaggaagaTATAAGAGGGGGCCGGGCCAGGTcatgggggggacgggggtcggAAACATGGGAGACTTGGgacatccattcattcggtcatatttattaagcgcttactgggtgcagagcaccggactaagcacttgggaaagtacagtgcaacaataaacagtgacaatccctgcccacaacgagctcacattcggggacaggttgggaggagggggtgggtttggggaggaagtggggggtgaggagagtgGAGACGATTCTGGGGAGAGAGGCTTATGggggtgcgtgcgtgtgtgtgtttaaatgatatttgttaagcgctcactgtgtgccggggtagatgtgcattaatcaagttgaacacagtccctgtcccaaatgggggctcacattcttaatccccattttacacatgaggaaactgaggcccagaaaagtgtgtgtgtgctttaatgatatttgttaagtgcttactatgttcatttattcaatcatatttattgtgcacttactgtgtacagagcactgccctaagcgcttgggcgagtataatataacaataaacagacacaatccctgcccacaacgagctttgccagacactgtactgagcaccggcgtagttacaagtgaatcaggttggacacagaccctgtcccatatgggggctcacactcttagtccccattttacagatgagggaactgggggccagagaagtgtgtgcgtatgtgtgtgttttaatgatatctgttaagcgcttactatgtgccagaccctgtactaagcgctgaggtaaatacaagttaattaggttggacacagtccccttcctacacgggggctcacagtcttaatcccattttgccaatgggggaactgagacccagagaagtatgtatgtgtttgtgtattacacgtgtgtgtatgtgtgtgtgtcctttcccatccccaggaATTGTCCCTtggctcccccccaaccctgacaAGGATGCCACCTGGACCCCTAACTGTGCCCTCTGACCCCTAAACGGTCCACCCCTCCAGACCCTGCTTCCCTGACCCCTTTTGCTCCCCCAAGCCCCCTTCCCAAGCTCCCCCCCCATCGCCACCCCATCCCCACGCGAGTCTTTCCGTCCTCCGGCCTCCTGCAGACATCCGGGAGACGGCCTTCGTGTTCGCCATCACGGCGGCAGGGGCGAGCCACGCGGTGACCCAGGCCTGCTCCATGGGCGAGCTGCTGCAGTGCGGGTGCCAGGCCCCTCgcggccggacccccggcccatccgggacccccggcccgcccgggacccctccccaggCCGCCGAGGGCAGCGCCGCCTGGGAGTGGGGGGGCTGCGGGGATGATGTGGACTTCGGGGACGAGAAGTCCCGGCTCTTCATGGACGCCCAGCACAAGCGAGGGAGGGGAGACATCAGGGCCCTGGTCCAGCTACACAACAACGAGGCCGGACGCCTGGTGAGCCTGGGGAGACAGTCTGGGGggtgtcctttccaagcgcttagtccagtgctctgagcacagtgagcgctcaataaatacgattgaatgaataataataatgacgatggcatttgttaagcatttactatgtgccaagcactgttctaagcgctggggtagatccagggtaatcaggttgtcctacatggggctcacagtcttaatctccattttacagatgagggaaccgaggcacagagaagcgaagtggcttgtccaaggtcacacagcagacaagtggcggggccgggattagaacccacatcctccgactcccaagcctgggctctttccactaagcgacgtggaatgaatgaatgcccaccccagtgcttagtacagtgcctggcaccaagtaggcacccaacaaataccagccttatcctcattattatccccaatcattcattccattgtatttattgaacacctactgtgtgcagagcactggactaagctcttgggagggtcctctagaacagtaaacagacccacgACCAAAGTCAGTACTCTTGGGTTgcagaccccctcccctctctgtgcctcagtttctccctctttcGGGTGCCCCAGAGAGATCCAAGCCCCTCCAGCAGCATCGggcccttccctctgcattccACAGATCCCTCCCTGAGCAGGaaggggggtgggaatggggggcgtggggcgggggtgggaaacCCAAGGCGGTGTTGAGGCAGGCCCACATACctgtcgggccgggccgggccgggccgggcccggcctgggTGAGAAACCCCAGCTCCCGGCTCCATGTCTGGGATCTGCCCCTCCATCAGTCTGCCcggggggtgggaaggtggggaggctgggggcagaggaggaggggaaactgaCACCCAAACCCTCCCCGACACCCCTCAGAAACTCATAAATCTcatctccctgtgtctctctcaTCTTTATGTCTCCCTCTAACCCCCTTTGTGTCCCTCGTATCCTTGGCTCCCCCTACCCCGGCGTGATgtcgtccccctccccgcaaTCCTCGGGGTACCTCCATATCTGggtgtctctcccccccacctcccatcctgcCACCCCTGGGTGTCTCCCCATCCTCCGGGTCTCCCCCATTCCTCGTGTCTCCTTCCATCCCCGTGTCTCCCTCcatccccgtgtctcccccatctccccccattcctgtgtctcccccatcctcgtatctcccccatccccatgtctccccacccccgtgtctccccccatgtctcccccactctCGTGTCTCGCTCATCCCCGTGTCTCTCCATCCTCGTATCTCCCCAACCCCatgtcccccaccacccccgtctccccccacccttgtatctttctcttcccatccctgtgtctccccatcctcacgtctccctcatcccctatctctccacccccttgtctcctcccatgtctcccctaccaCGTGTCTCGCTCATCCCCATGTCTCCCCAACCCCATGTCACCCCCACCCTcgtgtctccccccaccctcgt comes from the Ornithorhynchus anatinus isolate Pmale09 chromosome 1, mOrnAna1.pri.v4, whole genome shotgun sequence genome and includes:
- the WNT6 gene encoding protein Wnt-6 — its product is MLGLLLLLLLLICPAHVGGLWWAVGSPLVMDPISICRKARRLAGRQAELCQAEPELVAELARGARLGVRECQFQFRFRRWNCSSHSKAFGRILQQDIRETAFVFAITAAGASHAVTQACSMGELLQCGCQAPRGRTPGPSGTPGPPGTPPQAAEGSAAWEWGGCGDDVDFGDEKSRLFMDAQHKRGRGDIRALVQLHNNEAGRLAVRSHTRTECKCHGLSGSCALRTCWQKLPPFREVGARLLDRFHGASRVMGTNDGKALLPAGRTLKPPGRADLLYAADSPDFCAANRRTGSPGTRGRPCNGSAPDLSGCDLLCCGRGHRQESVTLEENCLCRFHWCCVVQCHRCRVHKQLSLCL